The genomic DNA actCTGGGTTCACTTTGCTCTTCCATTCTTCACCACACCACTGGAGGAAATGAAGGATAAGTCGGGAGAATAGACCAGGAGGCACTCGACCTGATGCAAATGTTACAAAAAGAGATGGAAAGTTTACAGAGTCGAGAAGCTGTAGGACGTCATCTGTTGGGGGTGACATCAACATCGACGGTACAAGGTACTGCTTGCTGTCTTTAGATGACGGCCAGGGGGAAATCAAGCTTAATCTCTCCATGATGGCAATGAGGCTCTTGTGACTTTCTTGGTTGTCGAGCAAGTCTCTCCAAGCATGGTCAATGAGCTTTTCATCCAAGATTCCGGTTTCTTCAAGTTGTATCCACAGGTCTTTGACAGGATGCTCCGTGTGTTTAAAACGTCTTACAGTGATTACGCTTTTGAGGACATCAACAAGCCACTGAGGATCTAATATCACCATCCTTTCCAACTCTGGAGAACCACTAAAATGAATCACAATTCTCTGATCATGCAAAAAGTTCAACAAAGTGGAAAACTCATCATCTTCTTGGATCGCACAGTCTTCAAATGCAATCCACTTGGCTTCTTCACGTGTTATCCACTTGTCATGCTTTTTGCGAAGCTTGTTTTCATACCTCAACCACTTCACCGGAATTTCTTCTTTCGTCAGTTGCAGCTCCTTCGCAACAGCAAGCACCTCTTCTCTCAGCCGTTTAACCTCAGTACATTCTTCTTCACTGCCAGACTTTGTATTATCCACGACGAAAACATCTTTATACAGATGTTCCTTGTAGGTCTTGTGCTGCAGAAAGCCGTACGTTTTTAAAGCAAGGTCTCTTGCGTTAGATCCATCAAACGGCACGTCAGCATGGGTACATACCAGGAATACTGGGGGAAGCCTCCGTGGCACAACATTCGGAGCAGTCTCTTGAGAGCTTCGAACATCTGCACTTACCAAGGAATAAATTGATGACATCCAAAAGTCCAGATAATCAAGGTTTGTTTTACTGCAGTCACTGTCCACTTTGTCCTCGAAAAGTCCTGTTTTGACAGGCGGGATGGCATTCTTGTCTGGATCACGACTCAAGTCAGACACCAAAATGTAGATAGCTTTCTCCGTGAGGAAGATTGGATGGGTTTCGTAGTACACTGACTGTCCGCCAAAATCCCATAGAACTGAGTAGATGTAGTCTTCATGGTTTGCATTTTCCTCCTCTTGAAGCATTTTTTCAACCAGCCTGGCTACTTCCTCGGGCAATTTTCCGTGTAAAGATTCGATATTTCTTGAGGGCTTAGTTGAGCCATAACGAGAAATGTTTGTGCTTGATCCATCCGGAGACTCTAGCTCAGACTCTGAATCTGACTCTGAGTCAGAATCTGACTTTTGCCGAAACCCcgttaaattttccctttctttccttaaaaattcactgatcaCTTTCGCTGCTGCAAGGTGTTCAAATTGATCTTCTGGCTCAAATTCTACTTCTTCCTTCACCTTTCCGCTTTTCCAAATCTCTTTTGATACTTTAAAGTATAAAGAGTCAGTGTCTATCCCGACTGtgctttcctctttttcattgaatttttctccttttaaggACTTTTTGAGACTAGTTTTTCCTGTCCGCTCCTGTCCGATCAACATTACTGGTATTCTCTTGATGCAGGCCTTTCCCCCCGTTAAGGCTTTGTCATATGCCTTAACAGCTTCAGGACCTCGAGCATAAATTTCCGAAGGGACTGAAgatgtaattttaaaatcatgtgTTAGCGGGTATAATAACCTGTGGTTGTTTCATGCAAGTTGAAGAGGGGTAGGTTGTCTTTAAAATATAATGCTAccctttttctgttgttgttagCTCTCAGTCTTCAGAGAGTCATGTAATGAGACATTTCATCATttggaaatattaaaatatggtTATTAGTGCAACATAGTGATACATATGAGTTAATTAATGACCAAGCGTTCACTTCATATTGACTACGGGCGGTGTCAGTATATAATTACTTTTAAGTCAGATTCTGCTAAAGTTAGGATACGACCTGATTTTGctaaaaatacttttcaaataatgataatattcaAATTCCCCCGGTAGAGAGTACGGCACACGGTATCTGGATGATATGTACACGATTCGGGGTATACGTTTGTAGTTACGTCAAGTAGTCTTTTATAAAAGctaaccattttttttcaaagatgttaGCCAGAAGCGATATTTCTTTTAGGGATATTTCTCATAAGAGACCCTTCTTTTAGAGCCATGTAATCTTCATTTGTTTGAaacttttgttgataaaaaaaaaaaaaaaaaagaattacatcCAGATATGATCgctaaaatgaagaaaatcagatttttgaGCTTTGTTCGTTAATTGCTTCTATGAAAAATAGAGGCTGGCCCGCGGGGATTTCTACATATTTAGCGACTGGAATATTATAATTAACCAGCTACGCGCTTAATATGTTCAATTTACAGAATCGGTGAATTTTTGGggagtgaagaaaaaaaaattttctttgcattaCCTTACAGCAAAAACGACGAAAACTGTATCAGTAGAAATAATCGATTAGTGTAAATACATCCACACTCAGGACTAATTGAATAGAGCAGAGTGAAGGACCTCGCGCATAGACCTCCAGAGGGACTGAAGATGTGATTCTAAGATCATGCGTTAcggttgaaagaaaaattttttacgTTTAACTTCCTATACGACCAACGGttaaaatctgtcaattttTAGGCCTAACGACAAAATTTTTGCCGTcctacggctaacggttaacctcAGCTGCCATCatacaattaaaaattagtttacTTCTAAGTCAGATTCCGCTAAAGTTAAGAAACGACCTGACTACGTGAACAATATTATTTAATCCGTCTCAGAATTATTTCCCGTGACTATTGTCGGATAACATTTGACCGTAAATAGCTGGTTGGATCACACGGATATCAGCCGTTAAAAAGTAATTAGTTAAGTTCTGTCTGTGGAGGGTATTGCAGAGATGCACACCCTCCAGCCGGGGAACAACTCAGCTTTTTTCCTAAGCATTGAGCTGCGTTATTCTTAATTTGATACTTACATCAGTTTAAGTCAATAGAACCTGctatgataaaataaagaaaatgaaactaaatttATTGTTGAATATTTGCTGTTATCAAAGATACATACATATCCAATGTGTTGTGTCACGCGGTGCGTTACCAGTGCTAATCTGGCATGCTGAGAATATTTTTGGGTGTGTGGTGTCATGTGCTAATGGTGTATACACCTTGTTTGTAAACCCCACTAAAGAATGAGACTAATAATTAATGAAACactgtcaaaataaaagttactaaGATTCATTAGTATAggtaacaaataaattacctttttcCTTCTCCGTCAactctaaaataaaaacaaaatgataaattatgataGGATTTGCAAAGTCATTTCAATCCCTTGATGAAATTATATAGAGAACCTACAGATCTGGTGGCTGAGGAGTGCATCGTTTTTTCAAAGCATTGACCCCCGCGAAGTGTTGTTATAATGAAACACTACTttaccaagaaaacaaaagtattcTCCTAGCTCCAAGTGTGTACTCTACACATAAataaagttaacagaaacaaatacagGGCTATTTATCGCAGAAATGTCTGATTAAGCAGCTGCTTATCTTCGCtgcaaaaaactaaaaactaaaacagtTTACGGTAAATGGAAATCACACAGCGAAACAGTGATTTatgtatatgttgtggttcagttttatccttggttcaaattttatttccctttgtttAAAACTCACCATCATACATTACattacccaaaaacaaaagaatataaaatttgaaccaaggataaaattgaaccacaacatattaAGTGGACGATTAGATTGAAGCCTTCAGTAACTGTATTTCTTATTCCAAGCTTTCGCCGATCTACGGTATCGTCaggaaatgtaagaaaaataaaaaaattctttacatTCCTGAACGATGCCGAAGATCTGTGGACGATTAGATTGAAGCCTTCAGTGACTGTGTTTCTCATTCCAAGCTTTCGCTGATCGACGGTATCGTCaggaaatgtaagaaaaataaaaaaattctttccaTTCCTGAACGATGCCGAAGATCTGCAAAAGCGTGGAATTAAAAAGAGAGATACGAAAGCTCAAGGCCAATTATATATTTACACTGAGATGCTTAAATCAGTTTAACACAATAGAATGTGCTCCACgaaaatgagtttaaaaaatatGGAGTTCATAACTGAATACATTTACTTTCATCAAACTTACATAAATATCCAATGTGTAGTGCAAAGAGCGAATATCGAgactgttaaaacaaaatttaccaagaTTCATTATCATAGTTAACTAATAAATTACCTTGTACCTCTTTGATGAACtctggaatgaaaacaaaatgacgaATTATGATAAGGTTTGCAAAGTCATCTCAATCCCTTACTGATATGACATAAAGAATCCACACATCTGGTAGCTGTAGAATGCATCATCTATTTATAGGCATTAGCCCCACCCCTGAGATGTTGTCATAACAGAACACtaatttacctttaaaaatatTCTCCAAAAGCTAAGTGCGTATTATTTACGTGAATAAAAGTTAACAGTGTATCGCCAGAGGATTTTGGGTTCTTCAAACTCCCACGGAAGAATGCACGGCACTCGatatctggatgatatgcacacgatttggGTTATATGTTTGTggttacgtcgagtagtcctcaGAAAAGTTGGTCAATTCCTTCTTAAAAGATAACTGCCAGAAATAATATTTGTCTCGgtgatattgctcataagagaCCCTTCTTTTAAAGCCATGTACTTTCcatgtgttttaaacttttctgtTGAGAACATACcatgtaaacatcgccaaaatATGCAAAGTCAGATTTTTGAGCTTTGTTTGTAAACTGGCTCTTTGAAAAATGGAGGCCGCCCAGCAGGAATTTTTACATATTTAGCAACTAGAATGTTATAACCAGCTAGGCGcttatttaatttcagttaCAGAATCAATGAGAATCGGTAGAGGGCCAGCCTGCTAACATCTTGACTTGGCGAACGGACTTAAAGCGCGATGCTCGACGAGTTCGCTTGAAATATACGAAGAGTATCTGACAAGTCCCTTGGCCGAGACCAAACGCCGCGTCATACCAGCCACGAATTTTTGACAGTCGCTTTCGATGTGAAAATACCCCTCTGCTcttcgaaataaaagaaaaataaggaaataacaAGCATTTTATGGTAGTTCTGCTACTTTCGAAATTGTAAGCTCTGAGGAGCTAGAGATCGGAACTAGATTAAATGCTGATAGCCTAGCTCCGTTTAGCCAACCAGATGGCTAAAAGTTTAACGACCGtgctcctttttttatttattcgaTACAAAGGCTCAATCTAAAGAAACACACATATGCACCTGACGGCGTAGATGATATTGTGAATATTGAAACACTGTTAGAAGACAATTACTAAACCGATAATAAACAACTTACTCAGATAAGGTATTCAAAATCATATCACCTCCAAACTGATATCGCTGAAATACTCATGCATaggaaaacttgaattttcaCATGATATGTACGTTTAGAGTTAGGCACCTCGAACCCTTTATAAAAGAATGAGCATTTACGGCAGCGAGTTTTTTTTCGGAGAAATAACAGGGAAAGTGcgatgaaaaataatttttctaagCGAAAACGAAATATCTACCGATACTGAACTGCAtcctttcaataatttatttaatgCATAAATCTACAAGCGTACAAAGCCTCTCAAGGGCAAATGAAAGACTAAGGTTTTGTATTTGAACTGAGTTTGATGTTGCTGCTCTCCTTTTTAAGTAGCTTcttcacaaattttctttaacctCTGAAAGCTCAATCTTTATAAACAACGTTTCAATTTTTGTTGGAGATTTGAATTTGGCGGCTTTCGAGAACAAAAATATACGGCATATAACCGTCTCCATGGAAACAGTCCGTAAGGCGACCaagtaaaaaccaatcagaCTACTCTGCCATGtaataaatgaatatatttGCT from Pocillopora verrucosa isolate sample1 chromosome 10, ASM3666991v2, whole genome shotgun sequence includes the following:
- the LOC131775714 gene encoding uncharacterized protein yields the protein MESSTSDDDSYEAIMKRLEVLEGEEEDARRKRMEELIKGLLGDDESREELQKELEEFIKEVQELTEKEKVPSEIYARGPEAVKAYDKALTGGKACIKRIPVMLIGQERTGKTSLKKSLKGEKFNEKEESTVGIDTDSLYFKVSKEIWKSGKVKEEVEFEPEDQFEHLAAAKVISEFLRKERENLTGFRQKSDSDSESDSESELESPDGSSTNISRYGSTKPSRNIESLHGKLPEEVARLVEKMLQEEENANHEDYIYSVLWDFGGQSVYYETHPIFLTEKAIYILVSDLSRDPDKNAIPPVKTGLFEDKVDSDCSKTNLDYLDFWMSSIYSLVSADVRSSQETAPNVVPRRLPPVFLVCTHADVPFDGSNARDLALKTYGFLQHKTYKEHLYKDVFVVDNTKSGSEEECTEVKRLREEVLAVAKELQLTKEEIPVKWLRYENKLRKKHDKWITREEAKWIAFEDCAIQEDDEFSTLLNFLHDQRIVIHFSGSPELERMVILDPQWLVDVLKSVITVRRFKHTEHPVKDLWIQLEETGILDEKLIDHAWRDLLDNQESHKSLIAIMERLSLISPWPSSKDSKQYLVPSMLMSPPTDDVLQLLDSVNFPSLFVTFASGRVPPGLFSRLILHFLQWCGEEWKSKVNPELFHNFSMFHILPDQGISVIFWCHSTAIEVAVYSGGNDKKRADISRAVHWKLRFILECMRKEFHWLNNVKYDMCVCCPVCSRPGSVKCRDHDVRGCECLHFLSESDLRQRQHCNRQGRSLLGDRRIRVKQFECWFSGGEEGEDAGIPTNQQLQALHTTIHGGYLGAKGILSIEGKKRKDLALPDSIKTSIQSIPLNSGSDVKDIVIQFQEALQLEPASLISPEPETKSVIRGLALRAKSEKRDDLVRHLREITPAGTTGPLLNEDMSVGCMPHKQYKDLTFSLSGGDEWKLLAEKLGLSQIEIRFLDKRVVNPSDVVLGAVGNHRHLSIGEIYDTLVDCELPAIADLM